From a single Nostoc edaphicum CCNP1411 genomic region:
- a CDS encoding DUF1802 family protein has protein sequence MLMELTTTFHALKEWAVAVNALEDGKTIMLLRKGGIHERNGHFQVAHKQVLLYPTYEHQQAFMLKAEYANGVYPVTSGWHPETVRIGSWAEITDILPVSDESIVNTLLPFHIWNEHFISDRLKWKPRQPLYILLLRTYKLPQEQEISYYAKYAGCKSWIDLDEPIQLQAAKPVLSNFAYIQLVETIREIVGDKLYAPSF, from the coding sequence ATGCTGATGGAATTGACTACAACTTTTCATGCCCTCAAAGAATGGGCAGTGGCCGTAAATGCCTTGGAAGATGGTAAAACAATTATGTTGCTCCGCAAAGGCGGTATCCATGAACGAAATGGACACTTCCAAGTTGCCCACAAGCAAGTTTTGCTTTACCCTACTTATGAACATCAACAAGCTTTCATGCTGAAAGCTGAGTATGCCAATGGTGTTTATCCAGTAACATCAGGTTGGCATCCTGAAACAGTTCGCATTGGAAGTTGGGCTGAAATTACGGATATTTTGCCAGTTAGTGACGAGTCTATTGTCAACACCTTGCTTCCCTTCCATATTTGGAACGAGCATTTTATTAGCGATCGCCTCAAATGGAAACCACGTCAACCGCTTTATATTCTTCTCCTGCGGACGTATAAACTACCCCAAGAGCAAGAAATTTCCTATTACGCCAAATACGCTGGCTGTAAGTCATGGATTGATTTAGATGAACCAATTCAGTTGCAAGCAGCAAAACCAGTTTTATCTAACTTTGCATACATCCAACTAGTAGAGACAATTCGCGAGATTGTTGGCGATAAGTTGTATGCTCCATCCTTCTAA
- a CDS encoding inorganic diphosphatase: protein MDLSRIPAQPKPGLINVLIEIAGGSKNKYEYDKELEAFALDRVLYSSVKYPYDYGFVPNTLADDGDPLDGMVIIDEPTFPGCVIAARPIGFLEMIDGGDRDEKILCVPDKDPRYTQVKSLKDVAPHRLDEIAEFFRSYKNLEKKVTEILGWQDVDKVAALVEKSVKAYRG from the coding sequence GTGGATTTATCTCGTATTCCTGCCCAACCGAAACCGGGTCTAATCAACGTTTTGATCGAAATTGCTGGCGGAAGTAAAAATAAATACGAATATGACAAGGAACTAGAAGCTTTTGCTTTAGACCGAGTACTCTATTCCTCGGTAAAGTATCCTTATGATTACGGCTTTGTACCCAATACTTTGGCTGATGATGGCGATCCCCTAGATGGTATGGTCATAATTGATGAGCCGACCTTTCCAGGTTGTGTTATTGCTGCACGACCGATTGGCTTTTTGGAGATGATTGACGGTGGCGATCGCGATGAGAAAATCCTTTGTGTTCCTGACAAAGATCCACGCTACACTCAGGTAAAATCCTTGAAAGACGTAGCGCCACACCGCTTAGATGAAATTGCTGAATTTTTCCGTAGTTATAAAAATTTGGAAAAAAAGGTGACTGAAATTCTTGGTTGGCAAGATGTGGATAAGGTTGCAGCTTTAGTAGAAAAATCCGTCAAAGCTTATAGAGGATAA
- the panD gene encoding aspartate 1-decarboxylase codes for MQRTLLLAKIHNCTLTGANINYVGSISIDEMLLEKAGILPYEQVQVVNNANGQRFITYAIPAPAHSGIIELNGGAARLGIIGDRLIIMTYGQFTPEELKSYSPTVVIVDEKNRLLEVRRYDDLLSKV; via the coding sequence ATGCAGCGTACTCTCCTTTTGGCAAAAATTCATAACTGCACCCTCACGGGGGCGAATATCAACTACGTGGGTAGTATCAGTATCGATGAAATGCTTTTGGAAAAAGCTGGTATCTTACCCTATGAGCAGGTGCAAGTAGTTAATAATGCCAACGGTCAGCGCTTTATTACCTATGCGATCCCGGCTCCAGCCCATTCAGGAATAATTGAGTTAAATGGGGGGGCAGCACGTCTAGGCATTATTGGCGATCGCTTGATTATAATGACTTACGGGCAGTTCACTCCAGAAGAGTTAAAAAGTTACTCTCCTACGGTAGTCATTGTGGACGAAAAAAACAGGCTGTTGGAAGTACGGCGCTACGATGACCTGCTCAGTAAGGTCTAA
- a CDS encoding MBL fold metallo-hydrolase: MSNFELSGSQSYIPEKSATLPSSPSGEFLVQFWGVRGLIPTPSSNTNRYGGNTACLEMQVAGKRLIFDGGTGLRILGKTWQELQQPLEAHLFFTNCQSNRIQGFPFFAPAFIVENCFHIYGTAASNGASIKQCLYDQMLQPHFPYPLQVMQSELQFYNLTPDSEVKLDDVTITTALINQTQRSVGYRVTWQEYSVAYITDLHQNADQVEQERILEFIKGVDLLIANATYTPPTSHNHDSADLLWQAAVNTAFNAGVQRLAISHHHPDDHDDFLDQVQVDIKSAFPQAILAHEGLVLSVGK; encoded by the coding sequence ATGTCAAATTTTGAGTTGTCGGGTTCCCAAAGCTACATACCTGAAAAGTCAGCTACCCTGCCAAGCAGTCCATCAGGTGAATTTCTCGTGCAATTCTGGGGTGTAAGAGGTTTGATTCCCACTCCAAGTAGCAACACCAATCGTTATGGCGGTAATACCGCTTGTCTAGAAATGCAGGTCGCTGGGAAACGCTTGATTTTTGATGGCGGTACTGGCTTACGTATACTAGGTAAAACTTGGCAAGAACTACAACAGCCACTAGAAGCCCATTTATTTTTTACCAACTGCCAATCAAATCGTATTCAAGGGTTTCCCTTTTTTGCTCCAGCATTTATTGTGGAAAATTGTTTTCACATTTATGGCACAGCTGCCTCAAATGGAGCCTCAATTAAACAATGTCTGTACGATCAGATGCTCCAGCCACACTTTCCTTACCCTTTGCAGGTAATGCAGTCGGAATTGCAGTTTTATAATCTCACTCCAGACAGTGAGGTGAAGTTAGATGATGTCACCATTACAACTGCATTAATTAACCAAACTCAGCGGTCAGTTGGCTACCGAGTTACTTGGCAAGAGTATAGTGTTGCTTACATCACGGATTTGCACCAGAATGCTGATCAAGTGGAGCAAGAGCGGATTTTAGAGTTTATTAAAGGCGTTGATTTGCTGATTGCCAATGCCACTTACACTCCCCCTACGTCTCACAACCATGACTCTGCTGATTTACTCTGGCAAGCTGCGGTGAATACAGCTTTTAATGCTGGCGTCCAACGGTTAGCAATTTCTCATCATCACCCAGATGATCATGATGATTTTCTTGACCAGGTTCAGGTCGATATTAAATCTGCTTTTCCTCAGGCAATACTAGCCCATGAAGGTCTAGTATTAAGTGTTGGTAAGTAA
- a CDS encoding HhoA/HhoB/HtrA family serine endopeptidase encodes MRFPKLSRSLRQLSSHVLAIALGVLLTVSTLQVLPSQAEPAPIVTAGDTSEIIAQRQSPATAAINSTSFVTAAVNRVGTAVVRIDTERTITRRVDPFLEDPFFRRFFGDGFSQQMPSEQLRGLGSGFIIDKSGLVLTNAHVVDKADKVTVRLKDGRTFEGKVQGIDEVTDLAVVKINAGNDLPVAPLGSSTNVQVGDWAIAVGNPLGFDNTVTLGIVSTLKRSSAQVGISDKRLDFIQTDAAINPGNSGGPLLNGQGEVIGINTAIRPDAMGIGFAIPIDKAKAIAAQLQRDGKVAHPYLGVQMLTLTPELAKQNNTDPNSPIQIPEINGVFVMRVVPNSPAASAGIRRGDVILQVDGKAIISAEQLQNVVEDSRLGQVLQVKVQRGNQTQQLSVRTAELQNAS; translated from the coding sequence ATGCGATTTCCCAAATTATCTCGGTCTCTACGTCAACTCAGTAGTCATGTTTTAGCGATCGCGCTAGGAGTTTTGCTCACGGTTAGCACATTGCAGGTGTTACCATCCCAAGCCGAACCAGCACCTATAGTCACTGCTGGAGATACTTCAGAAATCATTGCCCAACGCCAATCACCAGCCACGGCTGCCATAAATAGCACCAGCTTTGTCACAGCAGCAGTGAATCGAGTGGGTACAGCAGTTGTCCGAATTGATACCGAGCGGACAATTACTCGTCGCGTTGATCCATTTCTAGAAGACCCCTTTTTCCGTCGGTTCTTTGGTGACGGTTTTTCTCAACAGATGCCTTCTGAGCAATTACGCGGTTTAGGCTCAGGTTTCATTATTGACAAGAGCGGCTTAGTTTTGACCAATGCTCATGTGGTCGATAAGGCTGATAAAGTAACAGTCCGGCTCAAAGATGGTCGCACCTTTGAAGGGAAAGTTCAAGGTATTGATGAAGTCACAGATTTGGCAGTAGTCAAGATTAACGCTGGTAACGATTTACCAGTCGCACCCTTGGGTTCTTCCACTAATGTACAGGTAGGAGACTGGGCGATCGCAGTTGGTAATCCTTTAGGATTTGATAACACCGTTACCTTGGGAATTGTCAGTACCCTCAAACGTTCCAGCGCCCAAGTCGGCATTAGTGATAAACGCTTGGACTTCATTCAGACAGACGCCGCCATTAACCCTGGTAACTCTGGCGGGCCACTATTAAATGGTCAAGGTGAAGTGATTGGCATTAACACAGCTATTCGTCCTGATGCGATGGGTATTGGGTTTGCGATTCCTATTGATAAAGCCAAAGCGATCGCAGCGCAACTCCAACGTGATGGTAAAGTTGCTCACCCCTACCTAGGTGTGCAAATGCTAACTTTGACACCCGAACTTGCCAAGCAAAATAATACCGATCCCAACTCTCCTATTCAGATACCAGAAATTAATGGTGTTTTTGTCATGCGAGTTGTTCCCAATTCTCCAGCTGCATCTGCGGGTATCCGGCGCGGGGATGTAATTCTTCAAGTTGATGGTAAAGCAATTATCAGTGCTGAACAATTGCAGAATGTTGTGGAAGATAGTCGCCTTGGTCAAGTATTACAGGTGAAAGTGCAACGGGGTAATCAGACACAGCAGCTTTCAGTCCGCACAGCTGAGTTGCAAAACGCGTCGTAG